The Helianthus annuus cultivar XRQ/B chromosome 11, HanXRQr2.0-SUNRISE, whole genome shotgun sequence region ggtcatcgggaaacaacctcgcattatctaatccgagtactttgttcccttttatcacttcaatcacacatacacgagttatgtctatgtaactctttctagtgaaattgcacacaattgtttaaagaaactgaaacctagggtgatcattgttctctcctatttgtttacaacctactttgatttgaattagttcttaatttagttttctaaaacaacaacccacaatcttgaattttaattttctgcaagTTAGTTTAATTCTAGTTTAAATACAAAGCTATACagtcaacacattttccacatactccctgagttcgataccctactaccgctaactacagttgtttagggattaaatttgcgtgacccacgacatcacgtcaaattttggcgccgttgccggggagtagtgcgcaacgtgtgttaatttcatagttttgtttgttattttcgggtttacgctggttgtgtttagtgtgcaggtacttgaggtgtatgcatactagaggctctcacaggtcatcaccgctatcgtttgatccggaaattgaaagaacgctacgacaaaaccgagttttagtgagagaaaacaaaatcattggttcaccTACTTCCCTCattacaccgagaaacatcatggctgattctcagATTCCACTTACAACCAGTCAAACAacctcatcctttatacctacttccacccaaccatcaccaaacactacattATCTAATACCACCGCTGGATTTACACCAACCAATTCCACtcaaccaatcaccactcaaaATGAGCCTACCATCACTTACGATCCATtcaccacaatcccaccattatctcacttctttcccccaactacgggtcaatcatcatctACCTTCACAATTGCACCCAATTCAACTATTGTGCATACTACCCCATCCTTTAGACCACAACAATCGGGTTTTCAGTATTCAAACATTCCATTTGGGCAAACCTCGGGAATGCAAGGGGGTGattatgatgagggatttgaagaCTTTGAGGGGTATGAAGATGATGGGTATGGTTATGGAgattatggtgatcaaggggattttgggtatgttcagaatcaatctcaagggatggcgagtgttggtggaatgcaacatcaacaacttataccacaacatattcggccaagaccacaagggccaccaatgccACAACCGATTCCATTGCAACAGGTCCGGCCACAACATGTACACCAACAACCATTTCAAAGACCGCCTCAGCGCCCACCGATGCGAccacaacagtttcaacaaccgatcgcaccacaagggcaagtaccaagACCGAATGGGCCGATTATTCCGAGAGGTAGGTATGGTGTGCCACGAAGACATCTTAGAGAAAATGCAAGGGGAATAGAGGCACATTTCAGGCCAATCATTACTCAAAACCCCTCACCGGTGGTTATCcctcacaacaaccaagggagaacttttgaagtaagaacaaacTCGTTGCAAAGTTTACCGAAGTACAAGGGGTTAGCAACAGAGGAGCCGTATTTCCATCTAGAGGCCTATGATTCAATTTGTAACacttttgggagtcaaggtttttcggccgatgaagtcaagttagtcttatttcagttttctttggaggataaggcaaagaagtggttctacactttgccttcggcatcaatatatacatggggggagatgcaacaaacctttttggatgaattctacaccgcccaaaagaccaatgatgcgcggaaggggttgagaagctttcaacaacaacacggtgagatgttccatgaggcgtttgagcgttttaacatgatgattaaaaactgCCCTCATCATGGGATTGAGTTATGGGAGTTAATGAACGCTTTTCATGAGGGGTtaagtgccgaagatgcacgggATTTAATGTCTATCACCGGAGGGACATTTGGAACGAATtatgagaatgaagattgggagtttttggagagtatggcaactacatcaaaaaggAAAGCCCAAGCTTCGAGGAGAGCCCGACCGACAACTAACCGACCACAAGTGCATGCCATAGATGAaggtaatgttcaaactactaatcaaatttatgatgtgtgtgctttgtgtaatgaaataggtcacgcggctgaaaattgccaaggaatgttggaagggcaatatgaggaAGTTCACGCAGTTCAAGgccaaggaggaggtggtaggaactacaacaacatgaattctaatacctaccaccccgggttgaggaatcacccgaactttagatatgggaacccgtcaaatcaagcgaacccaaattttcaaggtagccaaggtaattttGGTTCACGGCCATCTTATAATAACCAAGGTGGGTACCGGGGCGGAAATAATCAAGGGtatcaaaaacaataccaaacgggtcaagatcAAGGGGGatcttcgggtggaaatgaggTGATGGAGATGCTTAAAAGCATGCAATTGGAAATGCAAAAGCGAAATCAACTTGATGAAGTGCGGATGCAAAAAGATGAGGTTCGCGATAAAAGCATCCAGTCACTAACGACTCAAATGGGGcaattagcaaccgatgtggcggaactaaagaaaggtaagggtcaacttccaagcgacacaaaggtaaacccttcacatggttcgtcacgaggtaatgttaatattaaccATGTTAGTGTGTTAAGAAGTGGTAAAGAGTTTaaggccaatttgtcacccgaattggtcgAGGGGGTGGTTGAGGACATCACGGGAATggaaagtgatgatgaactttcaccggttaaaccaaaagaaataACTATTAAAAAACCGGGGTTGGGTGaaagtgaaaagaatgaaagtgaAAAGAtagagggtgaaccgagtcaagttccattcccatcggctttacttgacccgggaaagaaaaattttattgtgtcaaggggtcctcaaaaagaggaaatgtgggatatgttcaaacaagttaaaataaatctcccacttcttgatgcaataaaacaagttcccgcttatgcaaaatttttaaaagaattatGCACACAAAAGaggcaaaacaagaaaaaagtgcctaagcgggtagatttgaccgggcaagtgagtgcggtgttgaatggggagcttcctcctaagctccaagatccaggcacgccattgattaatgtacaagttggtaattttcaaatggctaaggcgttgctagatcttggagccggagttagcattttaccggggggattatacgaccaatatgactttggtccattagcaagggtggagacgacggttgttttggccgatttgtctcataagttgccccggggtatggttcaaaatgttattgttaaaattgatgagttttactaCCCGGTGGACTTTTTGGTTTTGGActactcatcggcggaccctaaacaacaacagaacataattttgggtcggccatttttaagcaccgcacatgctattatcgattgtagatttggtacagttgatatggcattcggaaatcgaaaaatgcgtttgaatgttttcactaacaattctaatgctaacggtgttgatgagtgttttatggcagacatagtagatggatgcaacccgcatgagtatgaggaggatggtttggatatttgcctgtgtgacttttctgaacaggtacatgcttatgcactacggGTTGAAGAGGAAGCACAAGATGTGATGGCGatgaaagaaggtagaccaccatggacTCATCAATTCGAGGGTCTACCGGTCGAAATCGATTCGGGTACCAAACCATCGTTGGAGGAACCACCAAAGTTAGAGCTCAAGGACTTGCCCGGCCATTTGAAGTAtgtatttttaggggataatgacactttgccggtcattattgcctctaatttggaagtggcacaagagcaagccttgatggaggtgttaaaagcaaacaagggtgctattggatggacgattgccgatcttaaaggaattagtccatctatCGTCATGCACAAAATTATCACAAACGAAGATGCcaaaccgacacgagaagctcaaaggcggttgaacccgaacctaagggaggtagtaaaaaaggaggtaattaaatggttggatgcgggaatcatctatccgatttcggatagtgcttgggtgagtcccacccaagttgtgcctaagaaggccggcattcaagtagtcaaggacgaaagtggtgaacaaattgccacccgaccggttaccggatggcgggtgtgtattgactaccgaaaactgaatgccgccacttctaaggaccatttcccgctaccttttattgatcaaattattgaaaaattgtcgggtcaaaaatattattgcttcttagatgggtattcgggttataatcaaattgccatacacccggatgaccaacacaagaccaccttcacatgccCATACGGCACTtttgcctttaggcgaatgccgtttgggttgtgtaatgctccggcaacttttcaacgatgtatgatgagtattttctcggacatggttggagagtcgctcgaagtgttcatggatgatttttccatttttggcaccacttttgatgcttgtctcaacgaattgcaaaaggttttaaaaaggtgcgttgagaaaaatttggtgctaagttgggagaaaagtcacttcatggtgcaagagggcattgtgttgggacacgtgatttcggaaagggggatggaggtggataaggcaaagataCGGGTAATTTCATCATTGCCACCtcctaaaaatgttaagggtgtacggTCATTCctgggacacgcgggtttttatcgacgtttcattaagggttttagtgttatcaccaaacccttatgcaatttgctattaaaagatgtcccgttTGACTTTACTAATGAGTGCATGCAAGCTtttactgttttgaaggaacatttggtcaaggcgcctatcttgcaaccacctgattggtcaaagccgttcgagataatgtgtgatgccAGCGATActactattggtgcagttttgggtcaacgggttgacaagaagccggtggttatttactatgcaagcaaaactttatccgaagcgcaacttaactacaccacaaccgagaaggagtTACTAGcagtggtgtatgctttggataagtttcgctcgtatatttggggaagcaaggtagtggtttactcggatcatagtgcggttcggtacttgatggagaaaaaggatgcaaaGCCGCGATTGATTCGGTGGGTCTTATTGTTACAAGAGTTTGATCTTGAgatccgagacaaaaagggatGTGAGAATGTCGTCgcggatcatttgtcccgaatcCCGTTGGAAGGTGTAGATGATGcaagtgaaatcaatgaacggttcccCGATGAACAATTGTTGGCCGTTTCTACTTATGTTGCCCCTTGGTATGCTCATTATGTTAACTATTTGGCCAAGGGTGCGATTCCAAATCATTGGACTAAGAAGAGACGACAACAGTTTTctagtcaagtgaagcaatatataTGGGACGAACCCGATTTGTTCAAAATCGGGGCCGATCAAGTGATAagaagatgtgttcccgaaactGAAGTGTTAGAGATattgacccatgctcattcatctgcatgtgggggccattttagtggGAATAAGACAGGCTACCGGGTGTTATcgagtgggttttattggcccacgattttcaaggatGCTCGTGAGTATGCCCgaaattgcatcaattgtcaaagaatgggaagcatttcgaaacgtgatgaaatgccgttGCAACCGATTTTGGTAGTGgaggtatttgatgtttggggaatagacttcatgggtcctttcccaaactcaaatgggtttttatacatattggttgcggttgattatgtgtcgaaatggattgaagctattgccacaaggaccaacgatcattccgttgtatgtaagtttgtgcaatctaaCATTTTTTCTCGTTTTGGTGTACCTcgggtgataataagtgatggtggttcacatttcaaaaatttcaattttggaaAGTTGTTAAGGAGATATAGTGTGAATCACCGTGTGGCTACACCGTACCACCCGCAAACAAGTGGTCAAGTGGAGGTATCTAACCGGCAAATCAAAGAAATTCTAATGAAGACGGTTAGAACTGATAGGAAagattggtcaagcaagcttgatgatgcattgtgggcataTCGCACGGCTTTCAAAACCCCACTTGATACCACTCCGTATCGAATGGTTTACGGGAAAGGATGTCATTTGCCTATGGAGTTGGCACATAGGGCATATTGGGCAATTAAAACAGTGAATGCGGACTATGATGAAGCGGGTCGGGCGAGGAAGCTTCAACTGAATGAAATTGAAGAGAAAAGGGACCAAGCGTATGAGTGTGCATCCGCATACAAAGACAAACTGAAAAAGGTTCATGATGCGAAGATAAAGAAGaagaactttgaagtgggtcaaaaagtgtGGTTATACAATTCAAGGTTGAAAATGTTCGCGGGGAAActcaagagcaagtggatgggcccTTATGTTGTCCGACGAGTGGGAAGGTTCGGAGATGTTGACATTCAAGACGAGCGaacattgaaacaacaaacggtgaacggtcaccggttAAAGCCGTATTTGGATGGCAATGACAttaacaacttggagcttgacaaagcgggctacatcttacGCCCGGTCGAGGAGGAACAACCATAAAAGGTCCAGGTTTGgtggtagtgtacatagtagtttcgttttattttgtTTGTATAGTTGCACAATTGCCTTAGTTCCTCGAAGtccgtgttcgaaacaagtgtggggatattcggGTTGCAAATTGCTctacattgtgttgaggacaacacgggatttttttgagggggtagggtaattcttacaagtttttgaaaaaaaaaattaaaaacataaaaaacaattaaaaatttaaaaaaaaaaaaaaaaagtgaaaaatgGATGCCcagtgtccaccgtaaattacggtggagccgtaatttacggtggaggttaAAAAATGTTGGATTTTTATGGTGTAAACCTCCTGTGTTACGGTAAAAATTTCAGGCCAGAgtgtaccgtaaattacggtaaggCCGTAATTTACGGCCAAGGGTGAAAATGCTTGGGATTTACGGTATAAACAGACTGAATTACGGTACACATTTGACAtccaggtctcaccgtaatttacggtgagaccgtaaattacggtacgcaGTGATTTTGTTTCCGTCGATTCAGTTCtgcatttatataaaaaaaaatatatataaaaaaccgaaaacaaacaagctgGTCACGTGATTAAACCCCAACCACTCATTCATTCTTCACCTTTTCACCAACTTCTTCTTCTCCAAGAACCTTCATCTTCCTTCTTCTCCCACCTTCTTTCTTTCATCAAATCTTCAATATTCGCCCAAATCAAGTGAGGTTTTGGTCTAAATCGACTAATTTTTCCCAAGCTTCGTGATTGTGAGGAGGAATTCCAGAGAAAACGCGGTTTTGGGGTCGAAGTTTGAAACCCTAGGTTGAGataatttgggggttttgggatttttagTTTCACAAGCATCCTCTCATCTTGAAACAAGGTATGAACACTTATTTTACTATATTATGGAGATGCATTgtgaaaaacaaagtgatttaGGTTATATGTTCTTGCCCACTTGCTTGTTGCTAGGATATGAGTATGGAATTGTTATTGAACATGGTtgatggttgtagatgtaggaattatggttaaagtagtgaacttttgggatgttctaaattgtagagacaccatgcccaatttttgaaaaatccttgataCACCTtgggttcactaacatctacaaccatggcaacaagcaagtgtggggatgatttgtgaagagaatgttaatttttgtattattttgttGTTTCTTCATGTGTGTAGGAAATGGCAAAGACAAAGGAAAAGCCGGGGTCAAGTTCATCCTCATCAAGAGGCAAGGGCAAGGAGAAGGAGCAGCCATCGAAGAAGAGGCAATATCTTGGTAGGGTTAGTGAAAGCGAGGAAGAGGAAGAGATGAAGTTAGACCCAAGTGATAAACCGGTGTGGAATTCGGGGTCGTTGGATGACCAACCCGAAATTTGGCAGCCAACCCTGTATAACGACTGCATGAACAAGTTAAAGAATAAAGCAGCCGCATTCATCTGTGAAAGAGATGTTGATGAGCCTCAGTTGGGCCAGTTCGGGGTGTATGACAAGTTCCGTGCTTTGGGTTGGGAAGGAGCACTCAAGTGTTGGGATAAGGATAAGAGCAATTTGTTTTTGACTGAGATTCAGGAGTGGATGGCAACGCTTAAATGTCACAACTTCCACAGGCCATCACAAATGAAGTTGGTTGGGATGGTACATGGGGTACCAGTTGAAATGTCATTCGATACGTTGAAAAAGTTGGGAAAATATGATAGCCTTCCAACTAGGGAGTACATGATTCCCACACTTGATGATTTATTGCTCAAACCTGAGAAGCACGTGACATGGAACAGTATGTTGGCGGATTTGTTTTTTCCCGGTAGGTATGGTGGCGTGTTATACCGAAAAAATCTGAAGATAGAAGCCAAGCTCTTGCATACGATCTGTTTACTTAATGTCATCCCAAGGAGAGGGGATAAAGAGCAGGTGAGGTTTCCAGAGATACCTGTTCTGTATTCATTGATGCATGGCTCCCCACGTTTTCCAATACGCTACCTGATTATGCACCATTTGTGGATATGCCGGAACAAATATGGGAGAGACATTGTCCCGTACTGTCGCATCATAACGGGCTTAATGAAACAGCAGAAGGCACTCACATCTGAAGACCGCGGTTTAACGAAAAGGCACTTGCCTTTTACTTTGGATAGGTTGGGAAACGTTTGGACATACACTTCGTCTGAACGTTATCACAAGCTGAAATCGGAGGGTCAACGGTGGAGGGCGTTGAAATTAGGTGCAAGGGAGTTGTTACCGGGAGAACCGGATGAACCTGAAAGCGATGAAGAGTTAATTCCGAGTGGGGATGATGATTACGCAGACGAGCCACCGGGTGGTGCAAATGTTGGTTTTGGGGCTTTTCATGGTGGTCATGGTGGCACATTTTACGACTATGCGCAGCAACCATATGAGCCGGGGTGGGCTTACAGTGGTTCAATGCAGGAGGTGATCGAGAGCCAACGCCCGCCGGCGGCCATCTTTGATACTTGGTCGGGTTCGGAGAGGTCGTTATTTGATCAAGGCACGCGGAATAGCGCTAGTATTGAGCGGGCGCTTAAACATAGCTTCGACCGCAATGAATCATGGCACCGGACCCACGCATACTCTCGAGAGGTGGAGGCTAATAACAGATATCATGATGATCAAATGAGGCGGatgcatgcggattggcatgcTGGAAGGCCGGTGGttgaggatccacaacatgtggattacGCCTCATTGCCACCGTATGATGGCAGCGTTTCGTATCCGACTCCACCACTCCACCATTCTCAGTGGCTTGATCCAAGACGGCAAGAGGGACCACAACAACAAGAGGGAAGCAGTAGCGGCTCGTTCGGGTTTGGAGAATGGAACGATAT contains the following coding sequences:
- the LOC110899570 gene encoding uncharacterized protein LOC110899570; its protein translation is MAKTKEKPGSSSSSSRGKGKEKEQPSKKRQYLGRVSESEEEEEMKLDPSDKPVWNSGSLDDQPEIWQPTLYNDCMNKLKNKAAAFICERDVDEPQLGQFGVYDKFRALGWEGALKCWDKDKSNLFLTEIQEWMATLKCHNFHRPSQMKLVGMVHGVPVEMSFDTLKKLGKYDSLPTREYMIPTLDDLLLKPEKHVTWNSMLADLFFPGRYGGVLYRKNLKIEAKLLHTICLLNVIPRRGDKEQVRFPEIPVLYSLMHGSPRFPIRYLIMHHLWICRNKYGRDIVPYCRIITGLMKQQKALTSEDRGLTKRHLPFTLDRLGNVWTYTSSERYHKLKSEGQRWRALKLGARELLPGEPDEPESDEELIPSGDDDYADEPPGGANVGFGAFHGGHGGTFYDYAQQPYEPGWAYSGSMQEVIESQRPPAAIFDTWSGSERSLFDQGTRNSASIERALKHSFDRNESWHRTHAYSREVEANNRYHDDQMRRMHADWHAGRPVVEDPQHVDYASLPPYDGSVSYPTPPLHHSQWLDPRRQEGPQQQEGSSSGSFGFGEWNDMMSSIFGPPGPRYY